From one Lycium barbarum isolate Lr01 chromosome 6, ASM1917538v2, whole genome shotgun sequence genomic stretch:
- the LOC132600678 gene encoding ubiquitin C-terminal hydrolase 13-like isoform X4, translating to MRILTFPKGNNVDYLSMYLDVADAASLPYGWSRYAQFSLTIVNQIHNKYSIRKETQHQFNARESDWGFTSFMPLGELYDPNRGYLVDGTCVVEAEVAVRKIVDYWSYDSKKETGFVGLKNQGATCYMNSLLQTLYHIPYFRKAVYHMPTTVNDMPSASIPLALQSLFYKLQYSDNSVATKELTKSFGWDTYDSFMQHDVQELNRVLCEKLEEKMKGTVVEGSIQQLFEGHHMNYIECINVDYKSTRKESYYDLQLDVKGCADVYASFDKYVEVERLEGDNKYHAEQYGLQDAKKGVLFIDFPPVLQLQLKRFEYDFSRDTMVKINDRYEFPLQLDLDRENGKYLSPDADRIVRNLYTLHSVLVHSGGVHGGHYYAFIRPTLSDEWYKFDDERVTKEDVKRALEEQYGGEEEQLPQTNPGFNNTPFKFTKYSNAYMLVYIRESDKEKIMCSVDEKDIAEHVRTRLKREQEGKEQKKKEKAEAHLYTIIKVARDEDLRQQIGKDIHFDLVDHDKVGSFRIQKQTPFSIFKEEVAKEFGVPVQFQRFWLWAKRQNHTYRPNRPLTHLEEAQTVGQLKEVSNKVQNAELKLYLEVELGLDLRHLPPPDKTKDDILLFFKLYDPEKEELRYAGRIFVKGTSNPTEILNKLNEMVGYAPDQEIELYEEIKFEPSVMCELIDKKFAFRSSQLEDGDIVCYQKSLSPESRQKFRYPDVPSFLEYVHNRQVVHFRSLEKSKAEDFILELSKINTYDEVVERVAQQLGLDDPSKIRLTPHNCYSQQPKPQPIKYRGVNTLVDMLVHYNQTSDILYYEVLDIPLPEFQGLKTLKVAFHHATKDEVTYTIRLPKQSTVGDVINDLKTKVELLNPDAELRLLEVFCHKIYKIFPTSEKIDNINDQYWTLRAEEIPEEEKNLGPNDRLIHVYHFTKETAQNQMQIQNFGEPFLLVIYEGETLAQVKVRILKKLQVPDEEFAKWKFAFLSLGRPAYLEDSDILSNRFQRRDVYGAWEQYLGLEHPDNAPKRTHAAYQNRHTYEKPVKIYN from the exons AT GCGAATTTTAACTTTTCCCAAGGGGAACAATGTTGATTACCTGTCCATGTATCTGGATGTTGCTGATGCGGCTAGTTTACCTTACGGGTGGAGTAGATACGCCCAGTTCAGCTTGACAATAGTTAACCAAATTCATAACAAGTACTCCATCAGAAAAG AGACGCAACACCAATTCAATGCCAGAGAAAGTGATTGGGGTTTCACATCCTTTATGCCACTTGGTGAACTATATGATCCAAACAGAGGTTATCTTGTTGATGGTACATGTGTTGTTGAGGCTGAGGTTGCTGTCCGAAAAATTGTTGACTATTGGTCATATGACTCAAAAAAAGAAACTGGCTTTGTCGGACTGAAGAACCAAGGAGCTACCTGTTATATGAACTCGCTTCTCCAAACTCTCTACCATATTCCTTACTTCAGGAAG GCTGTATACCACATGCCTACAACTGTAAATGATATGCCCTCTGCTAGTATCCCTCTAGCATTGCAAAGCTTATTCTATAAGCTCCAGTATAGTGACAACAGTGTTGCAACAAAGGAGTTGACAAAATCATTTGGATGGGACACATATGATTCTTTCATGCAGCATGATGTGCAAGAACTCAATCGCGTTCTCTGTGAAAAGCTTGAAGAAAAAATGAAG GGAACTGTCGTGGAAGGCTCTATACAGCAGTTATTTGAAGGGCACCATATGAACTATATTGAGTGCATCAACGTGGACTACAAATCTACCAGAAAGGAGTCATATTATG ATCTTCAGCTTGATGTCAAAGGCTGTGCTGATGTTTATGCTTCTTTTGATAAATATGTTGAAGTTGAACGTCTTGAGGGAGATAACAAGTACCACGCAGAACAATATGGTTTGCAG GATGCTAAGAAGGGTGTCTTATTCATTGATTTCCCCCCTGTCCTGCAGCTTCAGTTAAAGCGCTTTGAATATGATTTTTCGCGGGACACTATGGTAAAG ATAAATGACAGATATGAATTCCCTCTGCAACTCGATCTAGATAGAGAGAATGGTAAATACTTGTCACCCGACGCTGATAGAATTGTCAGAAACCTTTACACACTTCACAG CGTATTAGTCCACAGCGGTGGTGTGCATGGTGGGcactattatgctttcataaggCCAACTCTTTCAGATGAATG GTATAAATTTGACGATGAACGTGTGACTAAGGAAGATGTGAAAAGAGCTCTAGAAGAGCAATATGGAGGTGAAGAAGAG CAGTTGCCACAGACAAATCCTGGATTCAATAATACTCCCTTCAAATTTACAAAGTACTCAAATGCTTACATGCTGGTCTATATACGGGAAAGTGACAAGGAGAAGATAATGTGTAGTGTTGATGAGAAGGACATTGCTGAGCATGTCAGG ACAAGGTTAAAGAGAGAACAAGAAGGGAAAGAacagaagaagaaggagaaagcaGAGGCACACCTTTACACAATTATAAAg GTTGCTCGTGATGAAGACCTCAGACAACAGATTGGGAAGGACATACATTTTGATTTAGTGGATCATGACAAAGTTGGGAGTTTTCGCATTCAGAAGCAGACACCTTTTAGCATTTTTAAG GAGGAGGTTGCCAAAGAATTTGGTGTACCAGTGCAATTTCAACGTTTTTGGCTATGGGCAAAGCGCCAGAATCATACATATCGTCCAAATCGGCCATTGACACATCTCGAAGAAGCTCAAACT GTTGGACAGTTGAAGGAAGTATCAAATAAGGTTCAAAATGCAGAGCTAAAATTGTACTTGGAAGTGGAGCTTGGACTG GATTTGAGGCACCTCCCTCCACCTGACAAGACGAAAGATGATATTCTGCTATTCTTCAAGCTTTATGATCCTGAGAAAGAAGAGCTGAG GTATGCTGGAAGAATCTTTGTAAAGGGAACGAGTAACCCAACTGAAATCTTGAACAAACTAAATGAAATGGTTGGCTATGCCCCCGATCAAGAGATTGAACTTTATGAG GAAATAAAATTTGAACCGAGTGTCATGTGTGAACTTATCGACAAGAAATTTGCTTTCCGATCAAGCCAG CTTGAGGATGGTGATATAGTATGCTATCAGAAATCCCTTTCTCCTGAAAGTCGCCAAAAGTTCCGCTATCCAGATGTTCCTTCTTTCCTGGAATATGTTCATAATCGCCAG GTTGTTCACTTCCGATCCTTAGAAAAATCCAAGGCTGAGGATTTCATTCTAGAGCT GTCAAAGATTAATACATATGATGAAGTTGTGGAAAGAGTAGCTCAGCAACTTGGCTTGGATGATCCATCTAAAATTAGGCTCACGCCCCATAATTGTTACTCTCAGCAACCTAAACCGCAGCCAATTAAGTACCGAGGTGTAAACACCCTTGTAGATATGCTGGTCCACTACAATCAG ACATCTGATATTTTGTACTATGAGGTACTGGACATTCCTTTGCCAGAATTCCAAGGTTTAAAAACCTTGAAAGTAGCTTTTCATCATGCTACCAAAGATGAA GTCACTTACACTATCAGATTACCAAAACAATCTACTGTGGGTGATGTAATTAATGATCTGAAGACAAAG GTAGAGTTGTTAAATCCAGATGCAGAATTAAGACTGCTAGAGGTCTTCTGCCACAAAATTTATAAG ATATTTCCAACAAGTGAGAAGATAGATAACATAAATGACCAGTACTGGACATTACGGGCCGAAGAG ATTCCTGAAGAAGAGAAAAATCTAGGCCCGAATGATCGTTTGATTCATGTGTATCACTTCACTAAAGAGACTGCACAAAACCAAATG CAAATTCAGAATTTTGGGGAACCTTTTCTCTTGGTTATCTATGAGGGTGAGACTTTAGCTCAGGTAAAGGTGCGAATACTGAAGAAATTGCAGGTCCCAGATGAAGAGTTTGCTAAG TGGAAATTTGCATTCCTCTCACTTGGCCGCCCTGCGTACCTCGAGGACTCAGATATATTGTCCAACCGTTTCCAG CGAAGGGATGTTTATGGTGCTTGGGAGCAGTATCTCGGCTTGGAACATCCTGACAATGCCCCTAAAAGGACTCATGCAGCATATCAG AACCGCCACACGTATGAGAAGCCTGTTAAAATTTACAACTAG